A window from Primulina huaijiensis isolate GDHJ02 chromosome 11, ASM1229523v2, whole genome shotgun sequence encodes these proteins:
- the LOC140987233 gene encoding RNA polymerase I-specific transcription initiation factor rrn3 isoform X1 yields MGAPVMCEPSFTDSELDEHIRSALKAAIEGDFDYYNQLVAVMYRKERLVTEEVALLVTCLKAVTGAVRYIDITHHRSLLVAISGMSLWDYDTDVMDALVELLAHLASSRGEYVDLCLEMLVINFMPPTSPSSASYFVDLLKQSRGLTKKNQVLDRVHSTLLNIARMSPVHSPRKLEKIVIDRMPNIKMKEHVFIETYVENMLRLLTGRISEFVGSSMLLFAVVDCLRDLDVEIDWSDILKDDFHKGKSDLELETFEVPIDHIQQDYNEFDWESLIQRFSGVDVARKLDNLMVLVFEHLKTSSESGHLVQVFETLLQSFRITILTAYKSKFCQFIMFYACSLDPESCGKKFVSMLINTFVSGLNPELRMSAVSYLASYLARAKFVDISLIATILESVVNWCYVYCKEQVGDINPKAHKVFYAGCQATMYILCFRMRQMLAIPRLKLQLLHMHIDDILGHPLKPLQVCLPSIVEEFLRLAKDNHIFSLPQIFADHGLLESEHSRAFGGMDRLDVFFPFDPCLLLKCDRYIRPNYVSWSMVRSTYDEEGTSDEDEEEDIEACADYDRVGIPIAGRARSSDEDAFDLDEFDVSLDKMSITPGDTSHKFGGSVQRFMQMPSKIRPSTSPESL; encoded by the exons ATGGGAGCACCTGTCATGTGTGAACCAAGTTTCACAGATTCTGAGTTGGATGAACATATTAGGAGTGCTCTTAAAGCTGCAATTGAG GGCGACTTCGACTACTATAACCAGCTTGTTGCTGTGATGTACCGTAAAGAACGTCTTGTCACTGAGGAGGTGGCCCTCCTTGTG ACATGTTTGAAAGCAGTGACTGGAGCTGTTCGTTACATAGACATCACCCACCATCGGTCTCTTCTTGTTGCT ATATCTGGAATGAGCCTGTGGGATTATGATACTGATGTTATGGATGCATTGGTTGAATTGCTCGCACACTTG GCTTCATCAAGAGGAGAATATGTTGATTTATGTTTGGAAATGCTTGTCATCAATTTCATGCCACCAACTTCTCCCTCTTCTGCTTCGTATTTTGTGGATTTATTAAAGCAATCACGTGGGCTTACTAAGAAGAACCAAGTTCTTGATCGTGTCCATTCAACTTTGCTAAATATTGCCAGGATGAGTCCTGTCCATTCACCTAGGAAGCTTGAGAAGATAGTCATAGATAGGATGCCAAACATAAAGATGAAGGAACAT GTTTTCATTGAGACATACGTGGAGAATATGTTGAGATTGCTGACTGGTAGGATTAGTGAATTTGTGGGAAGCTCAATGCTGCTTTTTGCAGTTGTGGATTGCCTTAGAGATTTGGAT GTCGAAATAGATTGGAGTGACATTTTGAAGGATGATTTTCATAAGGGTAAGTCGGATTTGGAACTTGAAACCTTTGAAGTGCCTATAGATCATATTCAACAAGATTATAATGAG TTTGATTGGGAAAGTCTGATACAAAGGTTTAGTGGAGTTGATGTTGCTAGAAAGCTGGATAATCTAATGGTACTTGTATTTGAACATCTTAAAACCAGTAGTGAGAGTGGTCATCTAGTTCAG GTGTTTGAGACTCTTCTCCAATCATTTCGGATAACTATATTGACTGcctataaatcaaaattttgtcaG TTTATCATGTTCTACGCCTGCTCTCTGGATCCTGAAAGTTGTGGAAAAAAATTTGTCAGCATGCTTATAAATACCTTCGTTAGTGGTCTCAATCCTGAACTGAG AATGAGTGCTGTTTCATATCTTGCTAGTTATTTGGCTCGCGCAAAATTTGTTGACATCTCACTTATTGCAACTATACTGGAAAG TGTGGTGAACTGGTGTTATGTGTACTGCAAGGAGCAGGTTGGTGACATTAATCCAAAAGCTCATAAAGTCTTTTATGCTGGATGCCAG GCCACTATGTATATACTGTGCTTCCGCATGAGACAAATGCTTGCGATACCTCGTCTGAAATTACAACTACTTCATATGCATATTGACGATATCCTTGGGCACCCATTGAAACCATTACAG GTATGCTTGCCATCAATAGTAGAAGAATTTCTTCGGTTGGCGAAGGACAACCACATATTTTCCCTGCCTCAAATCTTTGCTGACCACGGCCTCCTAGAATCGGAACATTCACGTGCATTTGGTGGGATGGATAGACTCGATGTGTTTTTTCCCTTTGATCCATGCTTATTATTGAAATGTGACAG ATATATTCGGCCAAATTATGTTTCCTGGTCGATGGTGAGAAGTACTTACGACGAAGAAGGCACGAGTGATGAAGACGAAGAAGAGGACATAGAGGCTTGTGCTGACTATGACAGGGTAGGTATTCCAATCGCTGGCCGTGCCAGGAGTTCCGACGAGGATGCTTTTGATCTTGACGAATTTGACGTCTCACTAGACAAAATGTCCATTACGCCCGGAGATACATCCCATAAATTTGGAGGTAGTGTGCAGAGATTTATGCAGATGCCCTCGAAAATCAGACCGTCGACTAGTCCAGAGTCCCTGTGA
- the LOC140987233 gene encoding RNA polymerase I-specific transcription initiation factor rrn3 isoform X2, translating to MGAPVMCEPSFTDSELDEHIRSALKAAIEGDFDYYNQLVAVMYRKERLVTEEVALLVTCLKAVTGAVRYIDITHHRSLLVAISGMSLWDYDTDVMDALVELLAHLVFIETYVENMLRLLTGRISEFVGSSMLLFAVVDCLRDLDVEIDWSDILKDDFHKGKSDLELETFEVPIDHIQQDYNEFDWESLIQRFSGVDVARKLDNLMVLVFEHLKTSSESGHLVQVFETLLQSFRITILTAYKSKFCQFIMFYACSLDPESCGKKFVSMLINTFVSGLNPELRMSAVSYLASYLARAKFVDISLIATILESVVNWCYVYCKEQVGDINPKAHKVFYAGCQATMYILCFRMRQMLAIPRLKLQLLHMHIDDILGHPLKPLQVCLPSIVEEFLRLAKDNHIFSLPQIFADHGLLESEHSRAFGGMDRLDVFFPFDPCLLLKCDRYIRPNYVSWSMVRSTYDEEGTSDEDEEEDIEACADYDRVGIPIAGRARSSDEDAFDLDEFDVSLDKMSITPGDTSHKFGGSVQRFMQMPSKIRPSTSPESL from the exons ATGGGAGCACCTGTCATGTGTGAACCAAGTTTCACAGATTCTGAGTTGGATGAACATATTAGGAGTGCTCTTAAAGCTGCAATTGAG GGCGACTTCGACTACTATAACCAGCTTGTTGCTGTGATGTACCGTAAAGAACGTCTTGTCACTGAGGAGGTGGCCCTCCTTGTG ACATGTTTGAAAGCAGTGACTGGAGCTGTTCGTTACATAGACATCACCCACCATCGGTCTCTTCTTGTTGCT ATATCTGGAATGAGCCTGTGGGATTATGATACTGATGTTATGGATGCATTGGTTGAATTGCTCGCACACTTG GTTTTCATTGAGACATACGTGGAGAATATGTTGAGATTGCTGACTGGTAGGATTAGTGAATTTGTGGGAAGCTCAATGCTGCTTTTTGCAGTTGTGGATTGCCTTAGAGATTTGGAT GTCGAAATAGATTGGAGTGACATTTTGAAGGATGATTTTCATAAGGGTAAGTCGGATTTGGAACTTGAAACCTTTGAAGTGCCTATAGATCATATTCAACAAGATTATAATGAG TTTGATTGGGAAAGTCTGATACAAAGGTTTAGTGGAGTTGATGTTGCTAGAAAGCTGGATAATCTAATGGTACTTGTATTTGAACATCTTAAAACCAGTAGTGAGAGTGGTCATCTAGTTCAG GTGTTTGAGACTCTTCTCCAATCATTTCGGATAACTATATTGACTGcctataaatcaaaattttgtcaG TTTATCATGTTCTACGCCTGCTCTCTGGATCCTGAAAGTTGTGGAAAAAAATTTGTCAGCATGCTTATAAATACCTTCGTTAGTGGTCTCAATCCTGAACTGAG AATGAGTGCTGTTTCATATCTTGCTAGTTATTTGGCTCGCGCAAAATTTGTTGACATCTCACTTATTGCAACTATACTGGAAAG TGTGGTGAACTGGTGTTATGTGTACTGCAAGGAGCAGGTTGGTGACATTAATCCAAAAGCTCATAAAGTCTTTTATGCTGGATGCCAG GCCACTATGTATATACTGTGCTTCCGCATGAGACAAATGCTTGCGATACCTCGTCTGAAATTACAACTACTTCATATGCATATTGACGATATCCTTGGGCACCCATTGAAACCATTACAG GTATGCTTGCCATCAATAGTAGAAGAATTTCTTCGGTTGGCGAAGGACAACCACATATTTTCCCTGCCTCAAATCTTTGCTGACCACGGCCTCCTAGAATCGGAACATTCACGTGCATTTGGTGGGATGGATAGACTCGATGTGTTTTTTCCCTTTGATCCATGCTTATTATTGAAATGTGACAG ATATATTCGGCCAAATTATGTTTCCTGGTCGATGGTGAGAAGTACTTACGACGAAGAAGGCACGAGTGATGAAGACGAAGAAGAGGACATAGAGGCTTGTGCTGACTATGACAGGGTAGGTATTCCAATCGCTGGCCGTGCCAGGAGTTCCGACGAGGATGCTTTTGATCTTGACGAATTTGACGTCTCACTAGACAAAATGTCCATTACGCCCGGAGATACATCCCATAAATTTGGAGGTAGTGTGCAGAGATTTATGCAGATGCCCTCGAAAATCAGACCGTCGACTAGTCCAGAGTCCCTGTGA
- the LOC140987233 gene encoding RNA polymerase I-specific transcription initiation factor rrn3 isoform X3, producing the protein MLVASSRGEYVDLCLEMLVINFMPPTSPSSASYFVDLLKQSRGLTKKNQVLDRVHSTLLNIARMSPVHSPRKLEKIVIDRMPNIKMKEHVFIETYVENMLRLLTGRISEFVGSSMLLFAVVDCLRDLDVEIDWSDILKDDFHKGKSDLELETFEVPIDHIQQDYNEFDWESLIQRFSGVDVARKLDNLMVLVFEHLKTSSESGHLVQVFETLLQSFRITILTAYKSKFCQFIMFYACSLDPESCGKKFVSMLINTFVSGLNPELRMSAVSYLASYLARAKFVDISLIATILESVVNWCYVYCKEQVGDINPKAHKVFYAGCQATMYILCFRMRQMLAIPRLKLQLLHMHIDDILGHPLKPLQVCLPSIVEEFLRLAKDNHIFSLPQIFADHGLLESEHSRAFGGMDRLDVFFPFDPCLLLKCDRYIRPNYVSWSMVRSTYDEEGTSDEDEEEDIEACADYDRVGIPIAGRARSSDEDAFDLDEFDVSLDKMSITPGDTSHKFGGSVQRFMQMPSKIRPSTSPESL; encoded by the exons ATGCTAGTT GCTTCATCAAGAGGAGAATATGTTGATTTATGTTTGGAAATGCTTGTCATCAATTTCATGCCACCAACTTCTCCCTCTTCTGCTTCGTATTTTGTGGATTTATTAAAGCAATCACGTGGGCTTACTAAGAAGAACCAAGTTCTTGATCGTGTCCATTCAACTTTGCTAAATATTGCCAGGATGAGTCCTGTCCATTCACCTAGGAAGCTTGAGAAGATAGTCATAGATAGGATGCCAAACATAAAGATGAAGGAACAT GTTTTCATTGAGACATACGTGGAGAATATGTTGAGATTGCTGACTGGTAGGATTAGTGAATTTGTGGGAAGCTCAATGCTGCTTTTTGCAGTTGTGGATTGCCTTAGAGATTTGGAT GTCGAAATAGATTGGAGTGACATTTTGAAGGATGATTTTCATAAGGGTAAGTCGGATTTGGAACTTGAAACCTTTGAAGTGCCTATAGATCATATTCAACAAGATTATAATGAG TTTGATTGGGAAAGTCTGATACAAAGGTTTAGTGGAGTTGATGTTGCTAGAAAGCTGGATAATCTAATGGTACTTGTATTTGAACATCTTAAAACCAGTAGTGAGAGTGGTCATCTAGTTCAG GTGTTTGAGACTCTTCTCCAATCATTTCGGATAACTATATTGACTGcctataaatcaaaattttgtcaG TTTATCATGTTCTACGCCTGCTCTCTGGATCCTGAAAGTTGTGGAAAAAAATTTGTCAGCATGCTTATAAATACCTTCGTTAGTGGTCTCAATCCTGAACTGAG AATGAGTGCTGTTTCATATCTTGCTAGTTATTTGGCTCGCGCAAAATTTGTTGACATCTCACTTATTGCAACTATACTGGAAAG TGTGGTGAACTGGTGTTATGTGTACTGCAAGGAGCAGGTTGGTGACATTAATCCAAAAGCTCATAAAGTCTTTTATGCTGGATGCCAG GCCACTATGTATATACTGTGCTTCCGCATGAGACAAATGCTTGCGATACCTCGTCTGAAATTACAACTACTTCATATGCATATTGACGATATCCTTGGGCACCCATTGAAACCATTACAG GTATGCTTGCCATCAATAGTAGAAGAATTTCTTCGGTTGGCGAAGGACAACCACATATTTTCCCTGCCTCAAATCTTTGCTGACCACGGCCTCCTAGAATCGGAACATTCACGTGCATTTGGTGGGATGGATAGACTCGATGTGTTTTTTCCCTTTGATCCATGCTTATTATTGAAATGTGACAG ATATATTCGGCCAAATTATGTTTCCTGGTCGATGGTGAGAAGTACTTACGACGAAGAAGGCACGAGTGATGAAGACGAAGAAGAGGACATAGAGGCTTGTGCTGACTATGACAGGGTAGGTATTCCAATCGCTGGCCGTGCCAGGAGTTCCGACGAGGATGCTTTTGATCTTGACGAATTTGACGTCTCACTAGACAAAATGTCCATTACGCCCGGAGATACATCCCATAAATTTGGAGGTAGTGTGCAGAGATTTATGCAGATGCCCTCGAAAATCAGACCGTCGACTAGTCCAGAGTCCCTGTGA
- the LOC140988146 gene encoding tobamovirus multiplication protein 2A-like → MGCKTFWECLLKVLNSLLILVGLAMIGYGVYLFVEYKTDASTVNDSTNASSNIELVQLGRPMLLVVSVADSIFDKLPKAWFIYLFIGIGVVLVVIACCGCIGTAARNGCCLICYSVLVILLILVELGAAAFLFFDKSWKEDIPVDRTGNFDMIYQFVDQHWKIIRWVALGIVIFEALVFLLALVVRAANRPAQYGSDDEYVGGPRQQIRQPFINRNPAPATGVPVAGVPDQRPSRNDAWSNRMREKYGLDTSEFTYNPSESNRNQQATTQPSEERRRCIIM, encoded by the exons ATGGGGTGTAAGACTTTCTGGGAATGCCTGTTGAAGGTTCTAAATTCCTTGTTAATCCTCGTGGGTCTTGCCATGATTGGCTATGGAGTATACCTCTTCGTTGAGTATAAAACTGACGCTTCCACTGTCAATGATTCTACCAATGCATCTTCTAATATAGAGCTCGTCCAGCTTGGCCGACCCATGCTATTGGTGGTCTCTGTAGCTGATAGCATCTTTGATAAGCTGCCTAAGGCATG GTTCATATATCTTTTCATTGGCATTGGTGTCGTACTTGTTGTCATTGCTTGTTGTGGATGCATTGGAACTGCTGCACGGAATGGGTGCTGCCTCATTTGT TATTCAGTACTTGTGATCCTTTTGATACTGGTAGAGCTTGGGGCTGCTGCTTTTCTGTTTTTTGACAAAAGCTGGAAAGAG GATATTCCAGTTGACCGAACaggaaattttgatatgatatatcAATTTGTGGACCAGCACTGGAAAATAATCAGATGGGTTGCTCTGGGGATTGTTATATTCGAG GCCCTTGTATTTTTATTAGCACTTGTTGTAAGGGCTGCAAATAGACCAGCACAATATGGCAGTGATGATGAGTATGTTGGGGGCCCCAGGCAACAGATCCGTCAACCATTTATAAACAGGAATCCTGCTCCAGCCACGGGAGTCCCTGTTGCCGGTGTTCCTGATCAGCGTCCAAGTAGGAATGATGCTTGGAGTAACCGTATGCGGGAAAAG TATGGTCTCGATACCTCGGAATTTACATACAACCCATCCGAGTCCAACAGGAACCAACAAGCTACCACTCAACCATCTGAGGAAAGGAGACGCTGCATCATAATGTGA